A region of the Microcoleus sp. AS-A8 genome:
ATGTAAAGGGGCTTGGAGAAATTTTTGTCTTTCCAAGTCATTGCTAAAGTTCCTGCTGCCACTGGAGGAAAGCCTAATCGTTCAAAATCTGGAAAGGCAGCTGCAAGCGTATCTTCTACTATTTCAAACCGATCCCGATCTGTTTCCCGGAGGTAATACAGGCAAGAGACTAAATCCTCTCCATTGGAACCTGGCATTGTTGCAGGGCGCATGGATTGAGGCAGACGAACTGGACTTTTAGAAGCAACATTCAATGCCCCATAAAAGGTGCATGAAGCTAATCGCTTACGGAGATTCTCCGGCTCCTGGTACATTTTGGGAACTTGAGAAAGAGAAGTTTCAAATGGATTATGTTCCCAATTGGGGCGCAATAGCTTTTGATCTTCGGGACTGAAATACTTAACATCCAAACCACGAGAGTCAATGTGCTTGAAGGGTTCAACGGCATTAGGATTGTTTTTTTGGGTAAGTGTTTCTAGAGCAATTTCATATGACAAGCCTTTGGGAACAAGTTTAAGTTGGTAGTCTAGGGGTGCAAAACCTGGCACACTCATTGACAAGGAAATTGCGACACTATCTGCTTTGTCACGAGTCAATATCTCACTCAGACCACTCAAATCGGAAATCTTCGACTCTAAGTGGCCTGTCGCGGATGCTGCCAGGAGAGAGAATATCTCTAAAAGGGAAGTTTTACCGACACCATTAGCACCAATCATAACGGTTAGGGGTCGCA
Encoded here:
- a CDS encoding AAA family ATPase, producing the protein MRPLTVMIGANGVGKTSLLEIFSLLAASATGHLESKISDLSGLSEILTRDKADSVAISLSMSVPGFAPLDYQLKLVPKGLSYEIALETLTQKNNPNAVEPFKHIDSRGLDVKYFSPEDQKLLRPNWEHNPFETSLSQVPKMYQEPENLRKRLASCTFYGALNVASKSPVRLPQSMRPATMPGSNGEDLVSCLYYLRETDRDRFEIVEDTLAAAFPDFERLGFPPVAAGTLAMTWKDKNFSKPLYMHQLSEGTLRFLWLVTLLQSRDLTAVTLIDEPEVSLHPELLKLLADLMREASQRTQLIVATHSDRLIRFLEPNEVLVCDAEDGLATMTWADSLNLEKWLEDYSLDELWAMNVIGGRS